Proteins encoded in a region of the Vicia villosa cultivar HV-30 ecotype Madison, WI unplaced genomic scaffold, Vvil1.0 ctg.003507F_1_1, whole genome shotgun sequence genome:
- the LOC131641081 gene encoding uncharacterized protein LOC131641081, with translation MPPPIPGRATPNFRPNERCEFHANSIGHTLEKCRAFRHKVQDLIESGAIAFDKLNVKTNPMPRHDGTVNAIEVVTEQESVQQRSSPIDALKRYLLARGFVLEHNEAFKDTLQRLVDQGVIKLKEHPEEEYVAMLERNEPLIIPSPGARKTLIIPCAKAPLLIPTQVHTRIIPVRDPYPVDKMKAVPWEYDSSSNTDVTNIVGPGGMTRSGRIFNVAKPNENLAQASNQATVVPTEEGTSKDKETANKDAEEFLALIKKSDYRVVDQLHQTPSKISLLSLLVHSEKHRDALMKILNAAHVTKDITVNQFDGMVANLTAGECLSFSEHELPSHGKEHNKALHISIQCGKAYLSRVLIDTGSSLNVMPKATLDKIALEGLVVRPRHLVVKAFDGSQSPVFGEVDLPVVVGPHTFCINFQVMEIEPAYTYLLGCPWIHAAGAVTSTLHQKVKFVDGNSIVTVNGEEDIFVSNLDSYRYIEAGEGALETSFQALEIATAVTLPVEKIRRAVTFWRDLQDLKMEGWGKIPEVQEKRDRLGLGCQPTKKAAKEGQRFPPIAQTFVTGGYEHVSMISSMEGTSNFIRMIRPGD, from the coding sequence ATGCCACCCCCGATTCCTGGAAGAGCTACGCCCAACTTCAGACCTAATGAAAGGTGTGAGTTTCACGCCAATTCTATTGGACACACATTAGAAAAATGTCGGGCTTTCAggcacaaggttcaagacctaatCGAGTCTGGGGCAATTGCTTTCGACAAACTTAATGTGAAGACAAATCCCATGCCTCGTCACGATGGCACAGTCAATGCGATCGAGGTCGTCACTGAGCAAGAGTCAGTTCAACAACGGAGTTCCCCtatagatgcccttaagaggtatctactcgCAAGGGGGTTCgtcctagaacataacgaggcTTTTAAGGACACCCTGCAGAGACTCGTGGACCAAGGAGTAATTAAGTTGAAAGAACATCCCGAAGAGGAGTATGTGGCCATGCTGGAGAGGAATGAGCCATTGATAATACCTAGTCCAGGGGCAAGGAAGACATTAATCATCCCCTGCGCCAAAGCACCATTGCTGATACCCACACAAGTAcacactaggatcatcccagTTAGAGATCCATATCCGGTGGACAAAATGAAAGCGGTCCCTTGGGAATATGATTCTAGTAGTAATACGGATGTAACAAACATCGTTGGGCCTGGGGGCATGACTCGTAGTGGTCGCATATTCAATGTTGCGAAACCAAATGAGAACTTAGCACAAGCAAGTAATCAAGCTACTGTGGTCCCGACTGAAGAAGGCACATCCAAGGACAAAGAGACTGCTAACAAAGATGCTGAAGAGTTTTTGGCATTGatcaagaaaagtgattatagagtggtggaCCAGTTGCATCAAACTCCATCCAAAATATCACTCCTCTCGTTGTTAGTACATTCAGAAAAACATCGAGAcgccttgatgaaaatcctgaacgCCGCCCATGTGACTAAAGACATCACTGTAAATCAAtttgatggaatggtggctaatcttaCTGCTGGGGAATGTTTAAGTTTTAGTGAGCATGAGCTACCCTCACACGGGAAAGAGCATAACAAAGCCctgcatatctccatacaatgtgggAAAGCTTATCTATCTAGAGTTCTGATTGACACAGGGTCATcattaaacgtgatgccaaaggCCACTCTCGACAAGATAGCCTTGGAGGGCCTGGTAGTTAGACCAAGACATCTGGTGGTcaaagccttcgatgggtcacaAAGTCCGGTGTTTGGAGAGGTTGACCTCCCTGTGGTAGTTGGCCCCCATacattctgcatcaatttccaagtaatgGAGATCGAACCTGCTTATACCTACTTATTGGGATGTCCCTGGATTCACGCtgctggggcagttacctctaCTCTTCATcagaaagtaaaatttgtggatgGAAACTCTATAGTAACCGTCAATGGGGAGGAGGATATATTTGTTAGCAATCTGGACTCATACCGATACATCGAGGCTGGAGAAGGGGCGTTGGAAACCTCATTCCAAGCACTAGAGATAGCAACTGCTGTCACACTCCCGGTAGAGAAGATACGAAGGGCGGTGACATTCTGGAGAGACCTGCAAGACCTGAAAATGGAAGGCTGGGGCAAGATTCCAGAAGTGCAAGAGAAAAGAGATCGTCTGGGGTTAGGATGTCAACCAACAAAGAAGGCTGCAAAGGAAGGGCAACGTTTCCCTCCGATCGCGCAAACTTTTGTCACAGGCGGATATGAGCATGTATCCATGATATCTAGCATGGAGGGTacatccaacttcatccgaaTGATCAGACCAGGAGATTAG